The Deinococcus cellulosilyticus NBRC 106333 = KACC 11606 sequence GGGTTTTGATGCAAAAATGGGAAGATGGTCTTCAGGTTGAAATGCGAAATCATAACCACATGCGGTTTCCGGTCGTTCGCTGAGATGATCACGCACTCCCAAGGGCGTGGATGGGTGTGGCAAGCAACTCGCCCAGCGTGAAAATCCGATCGGTCAGCCCCATCGCCATTGCTGGAGTTCTGTGGAGGTACTTCCTTCGCCCTACCCGCTCAGACAACTTTAGATGCAGACTCCGGCAGGTCTTCACCCAGTTGTACGACAGCCTTTCGAGTTCAGCCAGTCCTACACGGGTGATTTTCTTGTGTGCAAAAGCCAGACCTTTGCGGTGGAGATAGGGATTGTGTTGTCTGGCGGTGCCATTCTGCCGTTCCACTGCAGAAGTATTGGGGGTGTTGTGCCCCAGCCTCTCTAACTCTAGCTTGATTCTTCCAGGGGTGCCGTGTGTGTAGCAGATGTCCACCGTTTTGAGTTTTTTGCCCTCCCGCACCTTGATCAGCTGAACATGGGCCAGCATTCTAGGAATCCGGTACTTCACTTTTGGAGGCCTACCCTTGTGCCCTTTTTTCTTCGGCTGATACGGCATACCGAAGATTTCAGGGAAGAGCGTTGCATACCCGTGCCCACCATCGGTGAACAACGCTAGATTTTGTGGATCTGCCAGACGACTTCTAGCATCTTCCAGCAGACCCCGAATCAACATTTCATCCCTGGCTCCCAGACGCAAGGACACCACAAACTTGCTGTAGGGGTCGATCACTGTCGCTTCCCAGCACGGCTGGCTTTTGCTGCCATAGAAACCATACCGTTCATCGGCCTGCAGTGCGGTGGTCTTCACCTGCACAGCTTTGTGGTCATGAAGGGCTTTGGCATGGTTTCCGGTCACCACAATGATGCGTTCCACGGTGTCGTGGTGGACCTTGCACAGTCGGGTGGTCGCCGAGATGGAGTTTCCTTCACAGAGCGTTTCAGCGACTTTGATGAAAGTATCGGGGTTAATTTTGCTGTTCCACAGGGGTGTTCCCTTGCGTTCACTGAATTCGGTGCCACAGGTTTTGCACTTCAAGTAGCGCACCTGGTGCTTGCCGTAGATCTTGCGCACCACCAGGTTGTCCGCATCCGTTTTGAGGTGGTCTTGGCACTGAGGCATCAGACACGCTAGACTGCTGAGGGGTAGCTGTTTTTTTCGACTGTCACAAGCGAATTTTACTGCTACCCTGCTTTTTTGCCTGCTCTCTGCGGGATTATCTCAACAAACGACCCGGTTTCCGCACCACAGATTGAACCCCTTTAAACGGTGGAAAATGCTGGTCCTTTCACATGCATTCGGTGATGCCAAAAAACCACCCCACAAGTTGTGGGGTGGCCGTGATGACACGGTTTACCTGCTGATGACGGTGGTGGATTCTGCTTTGTACTGCTGGTACTGCTGGCCAGACTTGCTGCCAAAGTTGGACCACAGCACGGTGGACAGGTAATTGTCTGGAGCAACGGTGGCTGGGGCAGTGGCGTCCACACGGGTGTAAAGCGCAGCTCCATTTTTCAGCTCAAAGTCGGGCTTGAAGGTCAGGGTCAGCTGGCCGGTGCCACTTGCAGCACTGGCAGTGTACTGGTTGCCGTTGGTGAGCAGGACAGAGGTGGGGCTGGTGAAGTCGGAAGTGACGGTGCCGGTCTGGGGATCGCGCAACGGAGTGGGATCGAAGTAGACACGGACGTTGCTGAAGTTGAACACACCACCCGTGTTGACCAGGGGTGCGGTCACACCGAAGGCGAAGTTGACCTGGTTGCGAACCGCCGATTCGTTGGAGCTGGTTTCAATCAGGTAAGTACCGTCGTACACGGTGGTGGTTCCACCTGCGGTGATGGGGTCAATGGTGTCGACCATCTGAAGTTGCTCAGAGAGGATGGGACGCACGGTGACACAGGCGGTGGTCTGGCCGTTTCCAGCATTGCCACTGGTGAAGGAAGCAACGTCACAGTACTGCCCCGAAGCCGCTCCACCAGGGATGGTGCTGGTCAGCGTCACGGTGATGTTGCCTCCAGCAGGGATGTTGACGGTGGCGGGCACGGTGGTGATGTCGTTGCCACTGCGACCCACGGATCCGGTGGTGCCTGCGGGATTCAGTTTGTAAGAGCCACTGCCGAAGTTGACAACGGTGGTTCCGCCTTGCAGTTGACCGAGGATGTCCTTGACAGCGACGTTGGTGGCGGTGGCATTGCCGGTGTTGCTGACCGTGATGGTGGAGGTGTAGCTGCGGCCAGGGAACAGGTTGTCACTGGGGCTGTTGGTCTTGACGATGTTGAGTTTGGGGGTCGCCACGATCAGGCAGGCCTCATCCATTCCGGTGCCCGCATTGGTGCTGGTGAAGCTGGCGGTGTCACAGTAACGGCCGTCTTCACTGGAACGAATCTTGAAGAGGAAGGATTTGGTCTGTCCTGCAGCAAGGTCAAAAGCAGGAGCCACGAAACCATCATTGGCGTTGGCGGTGGTGCCGGTGGGCAACTGGCTCACACCATAGGCAGCGCTGGCTCCACCGTTCAGGTTGTCGGTCACGACCACACCCGTGGCGGTGGCGTCCCCGCCGTTGCGCACCGTCACCCGCACCGAAGCGTCGGTGTTGGCCATCACGGTCTGGGGATCAGGAATCACGTTGCCCTGAGCGTC is a genomic window containing:
- a CDS encoding IS1 transposase codes for the protein MPQCQDHLKTDADNLVVRKIYGKHQVRYLKCKTCGTEFSERKGTPLWNSKINPDTFIKVAETLCEGNSISATTRLCKVHHDTVERIIVVTGNHAKALHDHKAVQVKTTALQADERYGFYGSKSQPCWEATVIDPYSKFVVSLRLGARDEMLIRGLLEDARSRLADPQNLALFTDGGHGYATLFPEIFGMPYQPKKKGHKGRPPKVKYRIPRMLAHVQLIKVREGKKLKTVDICYTHGTPGRIKLELERLGHNTPNTSAVERQNGTARQHNPYLHRKGLAFAHKKITRVGLAELERLSYNWVKTCRSLHLKLSERVGRRKYLHRTPAMAMGLTDRIFTLGELLATPIHALGSA